Part of the Salinigranum rubrum genome is shown below.
TTGCACGTGCCCGAGTCGGGGGAGATTCGACTTAGGTGTTGTCAAACGATGCGGTGAAGCCGACGACGGTTCACGGAACGTTCGACCGGTCGCCGGACTGTCGGGTCGTCGGGGTCGTTCGGGCGGACCGAAAGGGATTCACTCCTCCCCCGACATCCAGCGGGCATGAAGACATCACTGCTGGAACTCCTGCCGGAACTCGTCGAACTGCTCCTGTTCAGCGTCGGCGGCGTCGTCCTCTCCGTCGTCGGTGCGTACATCGAGCGGTTCGCGTTCGCCACGGTGGCGAGCGGTCAGCCCGAACTCGGTGCCTGGGCCGCCGTGATGGGCGCGATGGCGCTGTACTTCGCGTACCTGCTCTTCACCGACAAGTTCTATCCGAAGTTCACGGCGTTCAGGCGGTCGCTCGGCGACGCCTGACGCCGCAGCCACCGTCCTCAGGCGCTCGGCGCTTCGATTCCTAGCTCTTCGAGGAGCGTCAGCGCCGCTTCGTGCGACGAGGGCGGGCCGCGCGCGGTCACGAGGTCGCCGTCGACGGTCACGGAGGTGTCCGCGTCGAGTTCGGCGTCCCAGTTCGCCCCGACGGCTTTGACCTCGTCCTCGACCCAGTACGGCAGTTTTCGCCCGTCGGGCATCAGGTCGTGGTCGTCGACGATGCCTTCCTCCCAGGCGTTCGGGAAGCCGGTCACGTCGCGACCGGTGGCGAGGAAGTCGCCCGCCGAATCGCGGGTGAACGCGAGGATGCCGACGGCGTGACACACCACGAGCGCCTTTCCGTCGCCTTCGACGGCCTCACGCAGGGCGGTGCGGGCGTGACGGTCCTGGTTGATGTCCCACTCGGTGCCGTGTCCCCCGGGGAAGACGACGGCGTCGTACTCGCCCGCGTCCACCGCCGCGAGCGGTTCGGGGTCGTTCAACCGTTCGTCGTTCGCGTCGCACTCTGCGACGCGCCGAGCCATCTCCTCGCCCACCTCGTCGGGGTCGACGGAGCGCTCGTCGACCACGGGTGGGTTGCCGGACGGCGTCGCAATCGTGCAGTCGACGCCCGCGTCCGAGAGCGTCTGTAGCGGCTCGATGCACTCTTCTCCCCAGTACCCCTCCTCGGTGACGACGAACAGTGCGCGTGTCATCGTCGATGATTGAGCGGCCACGCGCAAAAGCGGCCGGGCCGCGGAAAGTGTCGTCGCCAGTTGGCAGGCGTTTCGGACTGTGGCGTCGTTTACGACGTGCGACGTGGCTGGTGGTACGTCCGTGAGTGTCGGTGTGACCGAGACCGAACGGGTCGCCGGGGGATGAGACTGCGATTCACGGCGCCCGTGTGGCGTGTGTCTTCTGGCTGTCACCGACCGCTTCGTTCACCGCCCTGTGCGTCCGACGGCGCGTACGTCTACTCCATCTCCCGCGATTCTTCTCACCGTACGTCGACTCGGATCCGCGACACCTGCCTCGCGGGTCAGTCCGTCGACGCTGCCCGGTTCCGCTGGTGCTCGGTTCCCATCTCGGCGGGGTTCTTCATCCCCTCTTTGACGCCGAAGCGGACGAGCGCGGCGTTGATCGGGAACGCGAAGACGAACCCGACGGACAGCGAGAAGACGAGCGCGCCCCAGAACAGCACGTCGCCGATGTTCGCCTGGCTCGCGATCAGCAGATCGGTGCCGATGGCGGTGATCTCCATGACGGTGATGCTGGGCGTCTCGCTGTAAAGCGCGTCGAGCATCGCCTCGCCGAAGCCGACTCCTTCCTGCATGAGCGGACCGACGGTGAGGGCGTAGCCAAACGTGTACGCGAGCGCGAACGTCCCCGCCGTGACGAGGAGCGTACTCTGGAGGGCGAGCAGGCCCGCGAGGAGCACGAACCCGAGGACTTCGCCCGCCCCACAGCCCGAGTAACAGTGCGCCGTCGAGCGGAGGCCGCGCCGCCACAGCGAGTCGTGGCTGATCTGCGTCCGCCCGGAGTACCAGTAGATGGCGAGTCCGAACGGCCCCGAGTAGAGAACGACGAGCGTCCAGACTCCCTTCATCATCGACGGCAGGGCCCGGTTGCGCTTGCGGATGTCCCACCAGAGTACACCCACAGAGGCTCCGACGAGGAGCGCCCAGACGGCCATCACCAGCGGGTCCGACAGGACGGGTTTCATCACGTGTCGTACCGGTGCGAGCGCGTGTTCGATCCCTTTGAGGAACTGTTGGAGTGGCATGGATGACGAGTGAGTCACGAGATGACTCGACAACTCAGCGACGGGGACGGTTCACGGTCGCGCTCCCGAAGTCAATAGTGCTGTGCTTGCAGTACCAGACACTACGGTCGCCCCCGTCCCCCACACCGCGCATCGGTCACTCGTCGGCACCGGGTGCCGTCTCCTCTGCCGGAGCGCTGTCGTACCCTCGGTGGAGGTGACAGGCCACCTCGTGCCCTGTCGCAACGGGGTCGAGGGGCGGCCGCTCGCGGGCGCAGACCGTCGGGAACGCCTCGGCGAGGCGGTCACGCGCTGCGTCGCCTTCCCCGGCGACGATGTCGGTGAGCGCCTCACGGACGACCCGCTCGGCGCTCGGGTCCGACAGCGTGTCGGGGATGTCGAACTCCGCGCGCACCGCCTCCGCGACCCGGTCGTCGTCGACCGTCTCCGCCACGCCTTCACGCTCGCCTGCGACGAACTCGCGGACGGCGTCGACGTCGATACCCTCCTCCCGCAGGCGGACGCGGAGGTTCATCACCGCGCGCCACTCCCCCCTCGTGAAGTCGTAGCCGTCGGGCGGGACGAGTTCGGGACAGCGGGTGTGAAAGCGACAGCCCGACGGGGGGTTCGACGGGCTCGGGACGTCCCCGGTGAGGACCGTTCCGAGGCCGCGCGACCACGGGTCGGGCTCCGGAATCGACGAGAGGAGCGCCCGCGTGTAGGGGTGCTGGGGCTCTTCGAACACCCGCGCCGTCGGCCCGAGTTCGACGATCTCGCCGAGGTACATCACGGCGACCCGGTCGCACACCTCGCGGACGACACCCATGTCGTGGCTGATGAAGACGATTGCGAGGCCGAACTCCGCCTGGACGCGTTCGATGAGCGTCAGGATTTCGGCCTGGACGCTCACGTCGAGCGCGCTCGTCGGCTCGTCGGCGACGATGAGGTCGGGGTTGACGACGAGCGCCCGCGCGAGGGCGATGCGCTGGCGCTGTCCCCCGGAGAACTCGTGGGGGTAGCGGTCGATGTCCTCGCCCGAGAGGCCGACGCGTTCGAGGAGGTCGACGACGATGCGGCGGCGGCGCTCGCGCTCTTTGATGCCGTGGATGACGAGCGGTTCCGCCACCGCTTCACCGACCGACATCCGCGGGTCGAAACTCGACGTCGGGTCCTGAAAGATCATCTGCGCCCGGCGGCGGAACCGCTTCAACTCCTTCGGCGTGTAGGTGGTGATGTCCTCGCCGTCGAACAGTACCTGTCCGCCCGTGGGCTCCTCCAGCCTGAGGAGCGAGGTGGCCGCCGTCGACTTCCCACAGCCGGACTCGCCGACGATACCGAGCGTCTCGCCGCGCTCGACGGTGAAGGAGACGCCGTCGACCGCCCGAACGTGACCCACCTCGTTCTTCAACAGCCCCTCGGTGATCGGGTAGTGTTTCTCGAGGTTCCGAACCTCCAGGAGCGGCATCAGTCGTCACCCTCCGTCCCCGTCTCGGTCCCCGCTTCGCCCGCACCCGACGGCTCGTTCCCCTGTTCGCCGAGGACGACGTCCGGGTCGCCGCCGGGCCCGAAGTGGACGCAGGAGACCGTGTGTGCGACGTCGCTCTCGTTCACGGCGTACCCCGGCGGTTGCTCGCCCTCGGTGCAGGCGTCGACCGCGTGGGGGCAGCGCGCGGCGAACCGACAGCCCGGCGGCGGGTCCGTCGGGTCGGGGAGCGTCCCGCCGATAGAGCGCATCCGCCCGCCGCGACCGGGCAGACAGCCGAGCAGCGCGCGGGTGTACGGGTGGGACGGCCGGTCGAAGAGGTCGTACACGCCCGCCGTCTCCATCACCTTCCCCGCGTAGAGGACGACCACCCGGTCGGCGACTTCGGCGACGACCCCCAAATCGTGGGTGATGAGGAGGATGCTCATCTCGAACTCCTCCTGTAGCTCGACGAGGAGCCTGAGTATCTGCGCCTGGATGGTCACGTCAAGCGCCGTCGTCGGCTCGTCGGCGATGAGCAGCTTGGGGTTGGACGCGAGCGCCATCGCGATGACGACCCGCTGTTTCATCCCGCCGGAGAACTCGTGTGGGTAGTCGTCGAACCGCGAGGTGGCGTCGGGGATGCCCACCCGGTCGAGAAGTTCGAGCGCCCGTTCTCTCGCCGCCTGCTTCGAGACGTCGTCGTGGAGCCGGACCGCCTCGATGAGCTGCCAACCGACCGTATACACCGGATTGAGCGCCCCCTGCGGGTTCTGGAAGACGTGGGCGATGTCGCGTCCCCGGACTTCGGTGAGTTCGTCTTTCGACAGCGTCGCGAGGTCCCGCCCCTCGAACCGGATGGTCCCCTCGATTTCGCCGGGTGGCGTTCGAATGAGTCGCGTGATGGACTCGGAGGCGACGGTCTTGCCCGACCCCGACTCGCCGACGAGACAGACCGTCTCTCCCCGCTCGACCGAAAAGGAGACGCCGTCGACGGCGCGGACGACGCCCTCGTCGGTGGTAAAGCGGGTCCGGAGGTCGTCGACCTCCAGCAGCGGTTCTCGCTCCCGGCTCATTTGTCAGCCCTCGGGTCGAGCGCGTCTCTGAGCGCGTCACCCATGAAGTTGAACGCGAGGATGGTGAAGAAGAGGAAGAAGCCGGGGAACGTCGATATCCACCACGCGGAGTCGAGGTCCGAGCGCCCGGCGGCGATGACCTGCCCCCACGAGGGAATGGTCGGGTCGCCCAGTTGGAGGAACGACAGCGCCGCCTCCGCGAGGATGTACCCCGGAATGGCGAGCGTCGCGGCGGTGATCACGGTCGACGAGACGTTCGGGACGAGGTGGCGGCGGATGACGTAGGCGGCGTTCGCCCCGGCGCTCTTGGCCGCGAGGACGTACTCCTCCTCTCTGAGTTGGAGCGCCTCCGAGCGGACGAGCCGGGAGATGCCGCCCCAGGAGGTGAGCCCGAAGAGGACGATGAACATGAACAGCGAGCCGCCGAAGAGGAACACCAAGAGGAGGTAGAGCAGAAAGGTCGGGAAGGTGAGTTGGATGTCGACGTAGCGCATCAGCACCTCGTCGACCGTCCCGCCCGAGTACGCCGCGACGGTCCCGACGGCGGTCCCGATGGAGATGACGAGCAGGGTGGTGATGAGGCCGAGTTTCATGCTCACCTGCATCCCGTAGATGACGAGCACGAGGATGTCCTTTCCATCAGAGGTGGTCCCGAGCGGATGCGCGAGCGAGCCGTGACAGACGTCGCCGGTCACCTCGCCGACGCACTGGAGGGGAACCGAGGAGTCCACGGTCGTGAACATCGGGGGCTGGTACTGCTGGGTCAGGGCGATTTCGGGGGTGGGGATGAAAATCGGACCGACCGTGCCGACGAAGAAGACGACGATCAGGTAGCCGAGGCTGACGACGGCGAGGCGGTTCTTTCGGAACTGTCGCCAGTAATACGCGGTGAGCCGACGGTTGTCGTACAGCGGGACCACGACGTAAAAGACCATCACGACGAGCGTCAGGATGAAGAGCCAGTCGAGTTGGGTGACGTCCCAGACGAACTCCTCGCCGAACAGCGGCACCGACGGGGGGAGGTCGAACTCGAACGTGGCCGTGTCCGTCGGGACGACGACGTAGTCGTAGACGAACGCGGCCGCGAGGACGGCGAGGACCCCGAGCACGCCGAGGTCACGCCGGGAGAGGACCGTCCGCCCGCCCTCGTCGCTCCAGTCGATGTCCTCGAACGTCTCGTGCTGTGCGCCGTCGCCGCCGTACCCCGTTCTGGAGTCGGTCTCGGTCGCCATCAGCGGTCACCGTAGTCGATGCGCGGGTCGAGAACCGTGTACGCGAGGTCCTGGAACAGGTTGCCGACGATGGCGATGAAGACGCCGATGAGTACGGTTCCAAGCACTAAGGCGGTGTCCTGTGCGATGATGGCGCGGAACGACAACTGGCCGAGTCCGGGAATCCCGAAGACCACCTCGACGAGATAGGAGGCCGCGATGAATATCCCCAGAAGGTCGGAGATGAGGATGGTTACGAGGGGGGCGAGGCAGGCCTGAGGATGTGGCGGGTGAGGACGCGCCACTCGCTCGCGCCCTTCGCCCGCGCCGTCTTGACGAAGTCGGCCTGGACGAATTCGAGGGTGCGCGCCCGCGAGTAGCGCATCAGACCGGCGATGGTCCCCGTCGTGAGAACCACGACCGGCAGGACGAGTTGGCGGGCCATCTGCAACGAGAGGAAGGGCGCGTCGGGGTCGAAGACGACGGGGAACCAGCCCAGTTGGACGCCGAACACCAGCAGGAGAATGATGCCGAACCAGAAGTTCGGGATAGCGAACCCGAAGAAGGCGAAGAACGTCGCCGCGTAGTCGGCTTTGGTGTACTGGTGGGTCGCGGAGTACAGCCCGATAGAGAGCCCGAGGAGGATGGAGAGGATGGTCGTCGGCACGGAGTAGATTGCCGTGTACGGCAGGGCGGCCCAGATGGCCTCGATGACTGGCTGGGAGCGGCTGTCGGACCACCCCCAGTTGAGCGTCACCATGTTCGTCATGTACGTGGCGTAGCGCTCCCACAGGGGACGGTCGAGCCCGCGTGACCGTCTGAAGGCCTCCTCGGCGGCCTCGGCGCTCCCCCCCGCCTGTGCGGCCTGGAACCCCAACTCGGCGGCCTGCTGGTTCGGCGTGACGGCGAGAAGTCCCCACGTCACCGAGAGGATGATGAACGTCGCGACGACGGTCCACAGCAGTCTGCGGACGACGTACCAGCGCAGGCTCATCGACGGGGCGCTCCTCCGGAGGGAGTCACTCGAAGTACCACCGCTGGGAGTCCCACCCGCTCGCGAAGTCCTCGATTGGACCCTGGACCCGCGACTGGTATCCCGAGATGGACGACGTCATCGTCACGAAGCCGAACGGCTGTTCGTCGTTGATGAGGCCGAACGCCCGACCGAACAGCTCTCTCCGTTCCGCCTCGTCGTCGGTCTGGGAGGCCTGTTCGTAGAGGCTCGCGATGTCCGCCTCGGGGACGTACCCGTAGTAGTTGATGCCGCCACGCTCCTCGAAGAACCCCTTCGACGACGCCGGGGTGTACGGGTAAGTGTTGAAGCCGAGGTTGACGGACATGTCCCACGGCTCCTGCCCCACCGAGACGTCGCGCGGCCCGCCGTTGAACCGTCCGGCGCTCCACGGCACCTCCTCGCCCTCCGGCGGCGCGTTCGAGGCGTAGTTCTCGATGAACGACGACGTGGCCTTGAGTTGGACGTCGATGCCGGCGTTGTTTCCGAACTCCTGTGCGATGAACTCGGCGGTGGTCTGTTCGGTGTTCTGACCCTGGTCGAAGAACAGCGTCAGCGTGACCTGCTCGCCGTTCCCGTTTTCGAGGGTGTCGCCGTCGTAGCTGTACTCCGTGTCCGAAAGCGCCTCCGCGAGCGCCTCCCTCGTGACCTCGGGGCCGTAGTTCTCGCCGACCCCGTAGTTCGTGATGCGGTCGTCGACGTACCACCGGGTCCACCTCGGCTGCATCGTCTGGGCGACCTGCGCGTAGCCGCGGTAGATGCTCTCGGCGATGGCCTGTTTGTCGACGGCGTGCGCCAGCGCCTGTCGGACGGCTTTACGGCGGAACGGCTCCCAGCCGTTGGCCCGCATGTTGTACGTGAGCACGGAGACGAACGGCTGTGGGGTGACGTTGAGGTAGACGCTCTCGACGTCCTGGAACTGGTTCGCCTTGTTCGGCGGGACGCCCGCGCTGGTGACCTCGCCGCCGCGGAGCGCGCCGAGTCGCGCGCTCTCCTCTTTGATGACCCGGACGACGTACCGGTCGAAGTACGGGGCTTGCTCGAACTCCGCCGCGAACGCGTCGTCGTACCCCTCGAACCCCTCGTTCGCCGCGACGTCGCGGAGGTAGTAGTCCTCGTTGCGGGTGACGACGAACTGCGACTCCCGCTCCCACTCTTCGTACGTGTACGGGCCGAGGTTGCCGGTGTACGCCAGCGTGTTCACCTCCTCGTCCTGCTGGAGCCCCTCGGTGTCCTGGTCGGGGACGTACTTCTCCAGGATGCCCTTCGGCATACAGTTCTGCCCCCAGAGGACGGGTTTGAACGGGAACGAGGGGTCGATCTCGGGTAACCGAAGCTCGAAGGAGAGGTCACCGGTCTGCTCCACCGGGATGGGTTCGCCGCCGCGGAACCACTCGTCCGCGTTGGGGAAGCCGGACCAGTTCCCCTCCGCCTGGAAGACGTTCGTGATCATGTACACCCAGTCTTCGGCGGTCATCTGTCCGTAGCCGGCACCCCACTGGAGGTTGTCTCTCAGTTGAACCTCGTAGACGCGGCCGTCGTCGGAACTGATGTCCGCCCAGAGGGGGAATATCTCCTGGTCGGGGGTGATGACCCACGTCGCGTCCATCGTGAGGCCGATGTACCCTCCCGAGGTGGTGTCGGCGATAGAGATCCAGTTGAGCGAGGAGGCGTCGACCGACGAGGCGCTGATGTAGTCGCCCCCGACGCTCCGGGTGCCGTCGCCCGACGACCCGGTGCCGCCGGTCCCCTCCGTGCTCTCCGTCCCCGTGGTCGCTCCGCCGCTCTGGCCGCCCGATCCGCCGTCCCGACCGCTCGAACATCCCGCGAGAGCCGCCGCGCCCCCAACGCCCAACAACTTCAGAAGGTCTCTACGACCCGGACGATAGAGCGCGTCCGGGTCGCCGTCGCCTCCGTAACCGGATGGCATGGTGTGTGAAAACAGCCACCAAAGTAAATATCCATCGATGGGGGGTGGTATTCGTGCGCTATCGTCCGATTTCCGTCCGTTTCGCGTGCGAACGGCGACGGGATGTGGGGGGTCGAGAAGCGGCCGGGTCCGACCCGTGACGGGCCGTCTCAGTCGTCGCCGTGTTCGTCGACGATGACGACTTCACCGTCCTCGACGGTGACGTTGATGAGGGTCTTGACCGAGTAGTCGGTGTCGTCGAGCTGGTTCGGCCCCGCCTTCTTGATGACGGCGACCACGTCGACGACGTCGGCACCGATGTGGCTCAGCGCGTCGAGGATGGACTTCATCGTTCCCCCCGTGGAGAGCACGTCGTCGAGGACGAGCACCGTGTCGCCCTCGTACACGTCGTTGATGTACATCTCCGAGTCGGAGTAGCCCGTGGTCTGGTGGAGCGACACCTCGCCGTCGAGGCCGTACTGGCGCTTCCGGATGACGACGAGCGGGATGTCGGTCATGAGCGAGACCGCCGTCGAGATGTGGATGCCCATGGCCGCCGGCGTGACGATCTTGTCGACGTCCTCGATCTCGGCCTTCCGGATGATGCGGATGACGATCTCGCGGAGCAGCGCCGGCTTCAGCATCGGGACGCCGTCGCTGATGGGGTGGACGAAGTACTCGTAATCACCCTTCTCGATGATCGGTGCGTCGAGGAGCGACCGCCGCAGCAGGTCCATGGCGTCGGTTCCGGGGGTAAGGAATAAAACGTGGCGGTTCACCCGCTCGTGTGTGAGGGTGTGTCTGTGCTGACGAGATTCGATTCGAGGGGGTGTCCCTCCGTTCGTGTTCGAATCGAATTCCGGTGCACCGGCACGTGATCCGTCGATGCCGGTATCGGGTTCGGCGAACGGGAGCGGTTCGAGAGAGTGACCACCACGGAGTCGCCAGGGCGGTGTTGCCTCCTCCTCCCCAACCGGCTCGCTCACTCCGTTCGCTCGCCCCTCGCGCGACTCCGGCGCGACCGACGTCGCGCCGGCACGCGCCACCGCCCGGTTCATCCGGCGCACGCTGTCGCGGCCTCCGTGGCCGTCCCCGTGAGTGAACCGAACGGGAGTCAGCGAGGCCAGGCGACGCGCCGCGTGCGAGGTCTTCGTGAGCAGCGCGGGACGCAGCGCGTCCCACTACACCTCCTCGATCTTGAACACCGCCTCCTCGATCCCCTCGCTCCGACACTGCGGGCATCTGGATGGATAGTTGACGGGGTCGTCGAAGGCGCTGAACCCGCAGTTGCGACACTCGGGCGGGGCGACGAGGAACTGCTCGTCCTCGCCGTCGAGCGAGCGGGCGACGTGCTGGAGGTGGTCGTACACCGTCGACGCGGGGACGCCGACGCGGGTCGACAGTTCGCTCGCCGTCGCCGGCTCCGACCGGAGTTCCTCGGCGATGCGCTGTCGCGTCGTCTCGGTCATACTCCCGATACCGACCCGGAGGGTAATGCGTCTTGTTCTCGGGACGGCACGCCGACCGGTGGCTCCGAACTGTCCCCTCCCTGCATCCGAACTGCCGTTCTTCGGTTCCGGCTCGCCGGTCCGCTGTCGCTTCGTTCGGGAGAGCTACCGACCCGACATAGCAAAGACGAAATGACCCTGTGTTGAAATAGGGGGTGTACTATGAAGGCAGTTGTCCTGGCAGGCGGGTACGCGACACGACTCTGGCCGATCACGCGGCATCGACCGAAGATGTTCCTCCCCATCGGTGACGGGACGGTCATCGACACCATCTTCGAGGAGTTAGAAGCGGACGACCGCGTCGACGAGGTGTTCGTCAGCACGAACGAGTACTTCGCCGACGAGTTCGAGGCTTTCTTAGAAGAGAGCGACTACGAGAAACCCACCCTCTCGGTCGAGGAGACGGTGGAAGAAGACGAGA
Proteins encoded:
- a CDS encoding ABC transporter ATP-binding protein gives rise to the protein MPLLEVRNLEKHYPITEGLLKNEVGHVRAVDGVSFTVERGETLGIVGESGCGKSTAATSLLRLEEPTGGQVLFDGEDITTYTPKELKRFRRRAQMIFQDPTSSFDPRMSVGEAVAEPLVIHGIKERERRRRIVVDLLERVGLSGEDIDRYPHEFSGGQRQRIALARALVVNPDLIVADEPTSALDVSVQAEILTLIERVQAEFGLAIVFISHDMGVVREVCDRVAVMYLGEIVELGPTARVFEEPQHPYTRALLSSIPEPDPWSRGLGTVLTGDVPSPSNPPSGCRFHTRCPELVPPDGYDFTRGEWRAVMNLRVRLREEGIDVDAVREFVAGEREGVAETVDDDRVAEAVRAEFDIPDTLSDPSAERVVREALTDIVAGEGDAARDRLAEAFPTVCARERPPLDPVATGHEVACHLHRGYDSAPAEETAPGADE
- a CDS encoding ABC transporter substrate-binding protein; amino-acid sequence: MPSGYGGDGDPDALYRPGRRDLLKLLGVGGAAALAGCSSGRDGGSGGQSGGATTGTESTEGTGGTGSSGDGTRSVGGDYISASSVDASSLNWISIADTTSGGYIGLTMDATWVITPDQEIFPLWADISSDDGRVYEVQLRDNLQWGAGYGQMTAEDWVYMITNVFQAEGNWSGFPNADEWFRGGEPIPVEQTGDLSFELRLPEIDPSFPFKPVLWGQNCMPKGILEKYVPDQDTEGLQQDEEVNTLAYTGNLGPYTYEEWERESQFVVTRNEDYYLRDVAANEGFEGYDDAFAAEFEQAPYFDRYVVRVIKEESARLGALRGGEVTSAGVPPNKANQFQDVESVYLNVTPQPFVSVLTYNMRANGWEPFRRKAVRQALAHAVDKQAIAESIYRGYAQVAQTMQPRWTRWYVDDRITNYGVGENYGPEVTREALAEALSDTEYSYDGDTLENGNGEQVTLTLFFDQGQNTEQTTAEFIAQEFGNNAGIDVQLKATSSFIENYASNAPPEGEEVPWSAGRFNGGPRDVSVGQEPWDMSVNLGFNTYPYTPASSKGFFEERGGINYYGYVPEADIASLYEQASQTDDEAERRELFGRAFGLINDEQPFGFVTMTSSISGYQSRVQGPIEDFASGWDSQRWYFE
- a CDS encoding ABC transporter ATP-binding protein, whose product is MSREREPLLEVDDLRTRFTTDEGVVRAVDGVSFSVERGETVCLVGESGSGKTVASESITRLIRTPPGEIEGTIRFEGRDLATLSKDELTEVRGRDIAHVFQNPQGALNPVYTVGWQLIEAVRLHDDVSKQAARERALELLDRVGIPDATSRFDDYPHEFSGGMKQRVVIAMALASNPKLLIADEPTTALDVTIQAQILRLLVELQEEFEMSILLITHDLGVVAEVADRVVVLYAGKVMETAGVYDLFDRPSHPYTRALLGCLPGRGGRMRSIGGTLPDPTDPPPGCRFAARCPHAVDACTEGEQPPGYAVNESDVAHTVSCVHFGPGGDPDVVLGEQGNEPSGAGEAGTETGTEGDD
- a CDS encoding ABC transporter permease, which produces MATETDSRTGYGGDGAQHETFEDIDWSDEGGRTVLSRRDLGVLGVLAVLAAAFVYDYVVVPTDTATFEFDLPPSVPLFGEEFVWDVTQLDWLFILTLVVMVFYVVVPLYDNRRLTAYYWRQFRKNRLAVVSLGYLIVVFFVGTVGPIFIPTPEIALTQQYQPPMFTTVDSSVPLQCVGEVTGDVCHGSLAHPLGTTSDGKDILVLVIYGMQVSMKLGLITTLLVISIGTAVGTVAAYSGGTVDEVLMRYVDIQLTFPTFLLYLLLVFLFGGSLFMFIVLFGLTSWGGISRLVRSEALQLREEEYVLAAKSAGANAAYVIRRHLVPNVSSTVITAATLAIPGYILAEAALSFLQLGDPTIPSWGQVIAAGRSDLDSAWWISTFPGFFLFFTILAFNFMGDALRDALDPRADK
- the hpt gene encoding hypoxanthine/guanine phosphoribosyltransferase; this encodes MDLLRRSLLDAPIIEKGDYEYFVHPISDGVPMLKPALLREIVIRIIRKAEIEDVDKIVTPAAMGIHISTAVSLMTDIPLVVIRKRQYGLDGEVSLHQTTGYSDSEMYINDVYEGDTVLVLDDVLSTGGTMKSILDALSHIGADVVDVVAVIKKAGPNQLDDTDYSVKTLINVTVEDGEVVIVDEHGDD
- a CDS encoding DUF4396 domain-containing protein, giving the protein MPLQQFLKGIEHALAPVRHVMKPVLSDPLVMAVWALLVGASVGVLWWDIRKRNRALPSMMKGVWTLVVLYSGPFGLAIYWYSGRTQISHDSLWRRGLRSTAHCYSGCGAGEVLGFVLLAGLLALQSTLLVTAGTFALAYTFGYALTVGPLMQEGVGFGEAMLDALYSETPSITVMEITAIGTDLLIASQANIGDVLFWGALVFSLSVGFVFAFPINAALVRFGVKEGMKNPAEMGTEHQRNRAASTD
- a CDS encoding type 1 glutamine amidotransferase domain-containing protein produces the protein MTRALFVVTEEGYWGEECIEPLQTLSDAGVDCTIATPSGNPPVVDERSVDPDEVGEEMARRVAECDANDERLNDPEPLAAVDAGEYDAVVFPGGHGTEWDINQDRHARTALREAVEGDGKALVVCHAVGILAFTRDSAGDFLATGRDVTGFPNAWEEGIVDDHDLMPDGRKLPYWVEDEVKAVGANWDAELDADTSVTVDGDLVTARGPPSSHEAALTLLEELGIEAPSA
- a CDS encoding transcriptional regulator, with the protein product MTETTRQRIAEELRSEPATASELSTRVGVPASTVYDHLQHVARSLDGEDEQFLVAPPECRNCGFSAFDDPVNYPSRCPQCRSEGIEEAVFKIEEV